TCTGAGCCAAACCCGGCACATAATTCTATGGCGGTTACTCCTTCTTCTATCAATTGCAGGGCTACTTTAACTGCTTCTTCATAGTCTTTAACACCAACAACGGATAGTTTTACTACCGGAGAATCAATAGTTGCCCGATGTTTTGTATAATCATTCTCGGGGGCTAC
This genomic interval from Williamwhitmania taraxaci contains the following:
- a CDS encoding DUF6506 family protein, which gives rise to MSVKAAFIFVAPENDYTKHRATIDSPVVKLSVVGVKDYEEAVKVALQLIEEGVTAIELCAGFGSEGTALIAKAVGDNAVVGVVRFDLHPAFNHQSGDKLFYPFLKQ